One Halostagnicola kamekurae DNA segment encodes these proteins:
- a CDS encoding RNA-binding protein → MEVKSRHHLRSDVVSDLETTLADQLGVELDGDAYERVEFEAVDWEVILVDGEPQIAYFDDEPFLTVRGANAYEPEKRLVTVDSGAISFVSDGADIMRPGITEASGDITGGDLVVIAEESHGKVLAVGRARVDGTQMVGDEGKVVDSLHHVGDDLYEFAG, encoded by the coding sequence ATGGAGGTCAAATCTCGACACCATCTCCGCAGCGACGTCGTTTCGGATCTCGAGACGACGCTTGCCGACCAGCTCGGCGTCGAACTCGACGGCGACGCCTACGAACGCGTCGAGTTCGAAGCGGTCGACTGGGAGGTCATCCTCGTCGACGGCGAGCCCCAGATCGCGTACTTCGACGACGAGCCGTTTCTCACCGTCCGTGGTGCGAACGCGTACGAACCCGAGAAGCGACTCGTCACCGTCGACTCCGGTGCCATCTCGTTCGTCAGCGACGGCGCTGATATCATGCGTCCCGGCATCACCGAGGCCTCGGGTGACATCACCGGCGGCGACCTGGTCGTCATCGCAGAGGAGTCCCACGGGAAGGTACTCGCCGTCGGTCGAGCACGCGTCGACGGCACCCAGATGGTCGGCGACGAGGGGAAAGTCGTCGACTCGCTCCATCACGTCGGCGACGATCTCTACGAATTCGCGGGCTGA
- a CDS encoding cell division protein SepF, translating to MGLMTKILGGEQSRSAEDYVELNLDDVTDNTTEAAMQVHVAEVDGQEAAIDIKDTVYDGDIVIADITRLRTNDKTVEHIVDELRQVANEVDGDIVRKGDDQIIITPTGVKIGREKLGR from the coding sequence ATGGGACTGATGACTAAAATCCTGGGCGGGGAGCAATCCAGATCCGCCGAGGACTACGTCGAGTTGAACCTCGACGACGTGACCGACAACACGACGGAGGCGGCGATGCAAGTACACGTCGCGGAAGTCGACGGACAGGAAGCCGCGATCGACATCAAAGACACCGTCTACGATGGCGACATCGTCATCGCCGACATCACGCGGCTGCGCACGAACGACAAGACGGTCGAACACATCGTCGACGAGCTCCGACAGGTCGCGAACGAAGTCGACGGCGACATCGTCCGGAAGGGCGACGACCAGATCATCATCACGCCGACCGGCGTCAAAATCGGTCGCGAAAAGCTCGGCCGATAA
- a CDS encoding transcription initiation factor IIB has protein sequence MERPTRQRERATESEQQAQESDHERVCDECESGTLVNSDDQGELVCDHCGLIVEETNIDRGPEWRAFNHSERQNKSRVGAPTTKTMHDKGLTTSIDWKDQDAYGRSLSADKRSQMRRLRKWQERIRTKDAGERNLQFALSETDRMASALAIPRSVREVACVMYRRALDENLIRGRSIEGVATSTLYAACRMEGIPRSLEEVAAVSRVDRKEIGRTYRYVAQELSLKMEPVNPKKYVPRFCSELELSEEVQGKANEIIDTTTEKGLLSGKSPTGYAAAAIYASSLLCNEKKTQREVADVAQVTEVTIRNRYQEQIEAMGIHH, from the coding sequence ATGGAACGCCCCACCCGTCAGCGCGAGCGCGCGACCGAATCGGAACAGCAAGCGCAGGAGTCGGATCACGAACGGGTGTGCGACGAGTGTGAGTCCGGCACGCTCGTCAACAGCGACGACCAGGGCGAACTCGTCTGCGATCACTGCGGGCTGATCGTCGAGGAGACGAACATCGACCGGGGCCCGGAGTGGCGCGCGTTCAACCACTCGGAACGACAGAACAAGTCCCGCGTCGGCGCGCCCACGACGAAGACGATGCACGACAAGGGGCTGACGACCTCGATCGACTGGAAGGACCAGGACGCCTACGGGCGCTCGCTCTCGGCGGACAAGCGCAGTCAGATGCGGCGACTCCGCAAGTGGCAAGAGCGCATCCGGACCAAAGACGCCGGCGAGCGAAACCTCCAGTTCGCGCTCAGCGAGACCGACCGCATGGCCTCGGCGCTCGCGATCCCGCGTTCGGTCAGGGAAGTCGCCTGCGTGATGTACCGGCGGGCGCTCGACGAGAACCTCATCCGCGGGCGCTCGATCGAGGGCGTCGCGACCAGTACGCTGTACGCGGCCTGTCGCATGGAGGGAATCCCCCGCTCGCTCGAGGAGGTCGCTGCCGTCTCCCGGGTCGATCGCAAGGAGATCGGCCGGACCTACCGCTACGTCGCACAGGAACTCTCGCTGAAGATGGAGCCGGTCAATCCAAAAAAGTACGTGCCGCGGTTTTGCTCGGAACTCGAGCTATCCGAGGAAGTCCAGGGGAAGGCGAACGAGATCATCGACACCACGACCGAGAAGGGGCTCCTGTCGGGCAAGTCGCCGACCGGTTACGCAGCCGCCGCGATTTACGCTAGTTCGCTGCTGTGCAACGAGAAGAAGACCCAGCGCGAGGTCGCAGACGTCGCACAGGTCACCGAAGTGACGATCCGAAACCGGTACCAAGAACAGATCGAAGCGATGGGTATCCACCACTAA
- a CDS encoding DoxX family membrane protein, which yields MVLENGPGAELLLAGRILFGLVIAFTGLNHFLDMEGMIGYAEAKGVPAASLAIPLSGAVLLLGGLGIVLGVFPVLAAAALVAFFVVVTPKMHDFWNVPEEQKEGEINSFLKNVGLLGASLVFLALGVSSWPYAMNLSLF from the coding sequence ATGGTACTCGAGAACGGCCCCGGCGCCGAACTGCTGTTGGCGGGTCGGATCCTGTTCGGGCTGGTCATCGCATTTACCGGTCTCAATCACTTCCTCGACATGGAGGGCATGATCGGTTACGCCGAAGCGAAGGGCGTCCCGGCGGCGTCGCTCGCGATTCCGCTCTCGGGTGCGGTGTTGCTCTTGGGCGGCCTGGGCATCGTGCTTGGCGTCTTCCCGGTGCTGGCCGCGGCGGCGCTCGTCGCGTTCTTCGTCGTCGTCACGCCGAAGATGCACGACTTCTGGAACGTCCCCGAAGAGCAGAAAGAAGGCGAGATCAACAGCTTCCTGAAAAACGTCGGCCTGCTCGGCGCATCGTTGGTCTTTCTCGCGCTCGGCGTCTCCTCGTGGCCGTACGCGATGAACTTGAGTCTCTTCTAG
- a CDS encoding GNAT family N-acetyltransferase, producing MPRIRSATLEDVRAISRIARRSWHAAYDDILGPETVEKLTDRWYAIEALEESLEQTAERDTGAFLVADSEFAADDKAADTAPTLSNEARSASVVGFVQGTAAANSSEPPENSRRVAVLNRIYVDPDSWDDGVGSALVTALEETLDDSFETLRVHVLAGNDVGISFYESTGFERVETRITDLEAEIDETEIDAPLEEHVYEKPL from the coding sequence ATGCCTCGAATTCGATCGGCGACGCTCGAGGATGTTCGGGCGATCAGCAGGATCGCCCGGCGGAGTTGGCACGCGGCCTACGACGATATCCTCGGTCCCGAGACGGTCGAAAAATTGACTGACAGGTGGTACGCGATTGAGGCCCTCGAAGAGAGTCTCGAGCAAACGGCGGAGAGAGATACTGGCGCGTTTCTGGTCGCCGACAGCGAGTTCGCCGCGGACGACAAGGCCGCCGACACGGCGCCGACTCTATCCAACGAGGCCCGATCGGCGTCCGTCGTCGGGTTCGTCCAGGGGACGGCTGCAGCCAACTCGAGTGAACCGCCGGAAAATTCACGGCGAGTCGCGGTGCTCAACCGGATCTACGTCGATCCCGACTCGTGGGACGACGGCGTCGGTTCGGCGCTGGTTACGGCGCTCGAGGAAACGCTCGACGACTCGTTCGAAACGCTCCGAGTACACGTTCTCGCCGGCAACGATGTCGGCATCTCGTTCTACGAATCGACCGGCTTCGAACGCGTCGAAACCCGGATCACCGACCTCGAGGCGGAAATAGACGAGACGGAGATCGACGCGCCGCTCGAGGAACACGTCTACGAGAAGCCGCTGTAG
- the citZ gene encoding citrate synthase, which produces MADDLKKGLEGVLVAESGLSSIDGDVGRLVYRGYTIEDLARGASYEEVAYLLWHGTLPDEEELAEFSDAMAAERDVDDAILETIRALVEADERPMAAMRTAVSMLSSSEPEPDADPADREASLRKGRRITAKIPTILAAFERYRQGEEPVDPDPSLGLAANFLYMMTGEEPDEVAAETFDQALILHADHGLNASTFTSMVIGSTMADIYSAVTGGIGALSGPLHGGANQDVMEVLIEIDESGLDPLEWVEQATEDGRRIPGFGHRVYSVKDPRAKILQERSRELAETGDSKWYDITTTIEDYLTDEKGLVEKGIAPNVDFYSGSVYYQLGIPIDMYTPIFAMSRSSGWIAHVLEYQEENRLIRPRARYTGPDERELAPLEER; this is translated from the coding sequence ATGGCAGACGACCTCAAGAAAGGGCTGGAGGGAGTGTTGGTCGCAGAGTCAGGACTCAGCTCCATCGACGGTGACGTGGGTCGCCTGGTGTATCGCGGGTACACCATCGAAGACCTCGCACGCGGTGCGAGCTACGAAGAAGTCGCGTACCTGCTCTGGCACGGCACGCTTCCGGACGAGGAGGAGCTCGCGGAGTTCTCCGACGCGATGGCCGCAGAGCGCGACGTAGACGACGCTATCCTCGAGACGATTCGCGCGCTCGTCGAGGCAGACGAGCGACCGATGGCGGCGATGCGAACCGCGGTTTCGATGCTCTCGTCGTCCGAACCCGAACCGGACGCGGACCCGGCGGACCGTGAAGCGTCGCTTCGGAAGGGGCGTCGAATTACGGCGAAGATCCCGACGATCCTCGCTGCGTTCGAGCGGTATCGACAGGGCGAGGAGCCGGTCGACCCCGATCCGAGTCTCGGACTCGCGGCCAATTTCCTCTACATGATGACCGGCGAGGAGCCGGACGAGGTCGCCGCCGAGACGTTCGATCAGGCGCTGATCCTCCACGCCGACCACGGGCTCAACGCCTCGACGTTCACCTCGATGGTCATCGGCTCGACCATGGCCGACATCTACTCCGCCGTCACCGGCGGAATCGGCGCTCTCTCGGGGCCGCTTCACGGCGGTGCGAATCAGGACGTCATGGAAGTCCTCATCGAGATCGACGAGAGCGGTCTCGACCCGCTCGAGTGGGTCGAGCAGGCGACCGAGGACGGGCGGCGCATCCCCGGCTTCGGCCACCGCGTCTACAGCGTCAAGGACCCTCGAGCGAAGATCCTTCAGGAACGCAGCCGCGAACTCGCCGAAACCGGCGACTCGAAGTGGTACGACATCACCACGACGATCGAGGACTACCTCACCGACGAGAAGGGACTCGTCGAGAAGGGCATCGCGCCGAACGTCGACTTCTACTCCGGGTCGGTCTACTACCAACTGGGCATCCCGATCGATATGTACACGCCCATCTTCGCGATGAGCCGCTCGAGCGGTTGGATCGCACACGTTCTCGAGTACCAGGAGGAAAACCGACTCATCCGGCCGCGCGCCCGCTACACCGGCCCGGATGAACGGGAACTCGCTCCACTCGAAGAGCGATAG
- a CDS encoding methyl-accepting chemotaxis protein, with translation MRNLVTGLVGLTGPAASADSSTESGPNETEETTVGGHTGDWESVDGALLDPTGDVERVSAETPFGEATAESIIVSYLQGSTDPIFVIDAEGNFTHSNAECRDLFGRVPGELLEKNLFDLDEADNSVMKEVLETEESIQNLEGVVEVDDETIYVSRTFFPLFDADGELTGAIEINRNVSERVEAVNRQETLEQYQAYQQEVVESFQRWMDRLSDGDFTIDPTIPEPEGDSEEIQEAYDRFSTMAADLSTAVDTIHDALAEVRHNSEQLSEISDTLVDAAEETSSATVEIDRASQAVDSKTSEQAEQAAVAEENVSNLSAAIEEITANAGTIEQRASEASDRTDQGATEAETALERMAESMSASEETVTQIQTLQERMGTIGEMAELVSDIADQTNLLAVNANIEAARADGTGDRFAVVAQEIKRLADESKETAEGISSDLEGIQSDVEETVETVERANTTVETSAEAVDGIVDHIEEIDDAVQETDQGIQNIARAAEDQAADAQAVQDIVTDLSKRSAEIDDRMDAVSTNIDQQTDTIDRMAEISESIDEMAAEMETRLGRFDLETAGKGPDSAAPQPS, from the coding sequence ATGCGTAACCTAGTGACGGGGTTGGTCGGCCTGACCGGCCCAGCAGCATCGGCAGATTCGTCGACAGAATCTGGACCCAACGAGACCGAGGAAACGACCGTCGGCGGTCACACCGGCGACTGGGAGAGCGTCGACGGCGCGTTACTCGATCCGACCGGCGACGTCGAGCGCGTTTCCGCGGAAACGCCGTTCGGGGAGGCGACCGCGGAGTCGATCATCGTCAGTTATCTACAGGGGTCGACCGATCCCATCTTCGTCATCGACGCCGAGGGGAACTTCACCCACTCGAACGCGGAGTGTCGCGACCTCTTCGGGCGCGTTCCCGGCGAACTGCTCGAGAAGAACCTCTTCGACCTCGACGAGGCCGACAATTCAGTGATGAAAGAGGTCCTCGAGACCGAAGAGTCGATTCAGAACTTAGAGGGCGTCGTCGAAGTCGACGACGAGACGATCTACGTCAGTCGAACGTTCTTCCCGCTTTTCGACGCCGACGGCGAACTGACCGGTGCGATCGAGATCAACCGCAACGTGTCCGAACGCGTCGAGGCGGTCAATCGCCAGGAGACCTTAGAACAGTATCAAGCCTACCAGCAGGAGGTCGTCGAGTCGTTCCAGAGGTGGATGGATAGACTCAGCGACGGCGATTTCACGATCGACCCGACGATTCCGGAGCCCGAGGGCGACTCCGAGGAGATACAGGAGGCCTACGATCGGTTCTCGACGATGGCCGCAGATCTCTCGACGGCGGTCGACACCATTCACGACGCCCTCGCGGAGGTGCGACACAACTCCGAACAGTTGAGCGAGATCAGCGACACGCTCGTCGACGCGGCCGAAGAGACCTCGAGCGCGACCGTCGAGATCGATCGAGCGAGTCAGGCCGTCGATTCGAAAACGAGCGAGCAGGCCGAGCAGGCGGCCGTCGCCGAGGAAAACGTCTCGAACCTCTCTGCGGCGATCGAGGAGATCACGGCGAACGCGGGCACCATCGAGCAGCGGGCGTCGGAGGCGAGCGACCGCACGGATCAGGGCGCGACCGAGGCTGAAACGGCACTCGAGCGCATGGCGGAATCGATGTCGGCGTCCGAGGAGACGGTAACGCAGATCCAGACGCTCCAGGAACGGATGGGAACCATCGGGGAGATGGCGGAACTCGTCAGCGACATCGCCGACCAGACGAACCTGCTGGCGGTCAACGCCAACATCGAAGCGGCGCGCGCCGACGGCACCGGCGATCGGTTCGCGGTCGTCGCCCAGGAGATAAAACGCCTCGCCGACGAGTCAAAAGAGACCGCCGAGGGAATCTCGAGCGATCTCGAGGGCATCCAATCGGACGTCGAGGAGACCGTCGAAACCGTCGAACGAGCCAATACCACGGTCGAGACGAGCGCCGAAGCGGTCGACGGTATCGTCGATCACATCGAGGAAATCGACGACGCGGTACAGGAAACGGACCAGGGGATCCAGAACATCGCCCGCGCGGCCGAGGATCAGGCGGCGGACGCACAGGCCGTCCAGGACATCGTGACCGACCTCTCGAAGCGCAGCGCCGAGATCGACGACCGGATGGACGCCGTCTCGACGAACATCGACCAGCAGACCGATACCATCGATCGGATGGCCGAGATCTCGGAGTCGATCGACGAGATGGCCGCCGAGATGGAGACGCGCCTCGGCCGGTTCGACCTCGAGACCGCCGGAAAGGGGCCGGATTCTGCCGCCCCACAGCCGTCGTAG
- a CDS encoding DUF7562 family protein, with amino-acid sequence MWPARTESETVTCVACGTHTDRELAREYDKYGNRWEREGKEFEHFCRSCHDELCHHARTELEELLVEIDAGECSRLEFLSRYVATVEDRYGPLEER; translated from the coding sequence ATGTGGCCCGCCAGGACCGAATCCGAGACGGTGACGTGCGTCGCCTGCGGTACGCACACCGACCGCGAGCTGGCTCGAGAGTACGACAAGTACGGCAATCGCTGGGAGCGCGAGGGCAAGGAGTTCGAGCACTTCTGTCGGTCCTGTCACGACGAGCTCTGTCACCACGCCCGGACCGAACTCGAGGAGTTGCTCGTCGAAATCGACGCCGGTGAGTGCTCGCGGCTCGAGTTCCTGTCGCGCTACGTCGCGACCGTCGAGGATCGGTACGGTCCGCTCGAGGAGCGGTGA
- a CDS encoding SOS response-associated peptidase translates to MCGRYTLFVDQDDLEDRFDARFAEPFAPRYNMAPGQRLPVITNEEPETIRSLEWGLIPSWADDDKDGLINARAETVDEKPSFREAYEQRRALVLADGFYEWTETEDGGKQPYRVAFEDDRPFAMAGLWERWEPETTQTGLESFGGGAGNTEADEEAGPLETFTVVTTEPNDLVGELHHRMAAILEPTVERDWLTGAASTAALEPHSADEMVAYPVSTAVNSPATDEASLIEPV, encoded by the coding sequence ATGTGTGGTCGCTACACGCTCTTCGTCGATCAGGACGATCTCGAGGATCGGTTCGACGCCCGGTTCGCCGAGCCGTTCGCGCCGCGGTACAACATGGCACCGGGCCAGCGCCTCCCTGTCATCACGAACGAGGAACCGGAGACGATCCGGTCCCTCGAGTGGGGATTGATTCCGTCCTGGGCCGACGACGATAAAGACGGGCTAATCAACGCTCGTGCGGAGACCGTCGACGAGAAACCGAGTTTTCGCGAGGCTTACGAGCAACGCCGTGCGCTGGTGCTCGCCGACGGGTTCTACGAGTGGACCGAGACCGAAGACGGCGGGAAACAGCCGTATCGAGTCGCGTTCGAAGACGATCGACCGTTCGCGATGGCGGGGCTCTGGGAGCGCTGGGAGCCGGAGACGACCCAGACCGGGCTCGAGTCGTTCGGGGGCGGCGCTGGGAACACCGAGGCCGACGAGGAGGCGGGGCCGCTCGAGACCTTTACGGTCGTCACGACGGAACCGAACGACCTCGTCGGCGAGTTACACCACCGAATGGCGGCGATTCTCGAGCCGACGGTCGAGCGCGACTGGCTGACGGGTGCGGCGTCGACGGCGGCGCTCGAGCCCCACTCGGCGGACGAGATGGTCGCCTATCCGGTTTCGACGGCGGTGAACAGTCCGGCGACCGACGAGGCGTCGCTCATCGAACCGGTGTGA
- a CDS encoding RNB domain-containing ribonuclease, which translates to MSDETQADAGTAEGQGPVEISEELARHLENKREELFEKFEIRDEFPPAVLEEAEELSGDVQGEIDEEIDDRRDLRDLTTWTTDPIDAQDFDDAISVEEREEEYVLWVHIADVTHYVNPETAMWDEAVERGNTVYLPGYTIHMLPPVLAESVCSLVPNEERFAHTVEMHLDKENLSYETIDIYKSVIESDERLTYSQAENRLEDPDAPLHEENVLVHELADRMHEIRKEDGSLVLNPARDRAHTIIEECMLKANKAVTHELMWSRGVEAMYRVHPQPSPDEWSKALQEIQDLDGVSIPGDKWDDPRMAVNATLEDAPGRQLDKIQWAVMKVMPRARYMNDPFGGHHALNFEIYGHFTSPIRRLSDLINHWIVYQNDVPENLVALCDRASDRQKDAEQCEREYKTFLQEVGLDPTAVNNRGIEVVEGDAENTL; encoded by the coding sequence ATGAGCGACGAGACACAGGCCGACGCAGGCACGGCCGAAGGGCAGGGCCCGGTCGAGATTTCCGAGGAACTCGCCCGTCACCTCGAGAACAAACGCGAGGAGTTATTCGAGAAGTTCGAGATCCGCGACGAGTTTCCGCCGGCGGTCCTCGAGGAGGCCGAGGAACTGTCCGGAGACGTACAGGGCGAGATCGACGAGGAGATCGACGACCGCCGAGATCTGCGCGACCTGACGACCTGGACGACCGATCCGATCGACGCCCAGGACTTCGACGACGCGATCTCGGTCGAAGAGCGCGAAGAGGAGTACGTCCTCTGGGTCCACATCGCCGACGTCACCCATTACGTCAACCCGGAGACGGCGATGTGGGACGAGGCCGTCGAGCGGGGGAACACGGTCTACCTGCCGGGATACACCATCCACATGCTGCCGCCGGTACTGGCGGAGTCGGTCTGCTCGCTGGTCCCGAACGAGGAGCGATTCGCCCACACCGTCGAGATGCACCTCGACAAGGAGAACCTCTCCTACGAGACGATCGATATCTACAAATCGGTGATCGAATCCGACGAACGGCTCACCTACTCGCAGGCCGAAAACCGACTCGAGGATCCCGACGCGCCGCTGCACGAGGAGAACGTGCTAGTCCACGAACTCGCCGATAGGATGCACGAGATCCGCAAGGAAGACGGCTCGCTCGTGTTGAACCCCGCTCGCGACCGCGCACACACCATCATCGAGGAGTGCATGCTGAAGGCGAACAAGGCCGTCACGCACGAACTCATGTGGTCTCGCGGCGTCGAGGCGATGTATCGGGTTCACCCGCAGCCGAGCCCCGACGAGTGGTCGAAGGCGCTGCAAGAGATCCAGGACTTGGACGGCGTTTCGATCCCCGGCGACAAGTGGGACGACCCGCGGATGGCGGTCAACGCCACGCTCGAGGACGCGCCGGGTCGCCAGCTCGATAAGATTCAGTGGGCCGTGATGAAAGTCATGCCGCGCGCACGATACATGAACGATCCCTTCGGCGGGCACCACGCGCTGAACTTCGAGATCTACGGCCACTTCACGAGCCCCATCCGGCGGCTATCGGACCTGATCAACCACTGGATCGTCTACCAGAACGACGTGCCGGAGAACCTCGTCGCGCTCTGCGATCGGGCCAGCGACAGGCAGAAGGACGCCGAACAGTGCGAACGCGAGTACAAGACGTTCCTACAGGAAGTCGGTCTCGATCCGACGGCGGTCAACAACCGCGGCATCGAGGTCGTCGAGGGCGACGCCGAAAACACGCTGTAA
- the ilvA gene encoding threonine ammonia-lyase — protein MLSLEAILEARPRVRETSRHTPCEYSHTFSAMTGAEIHLKLENQQRTGAFKIRGATNRIATLTEAEKDAGVVTASAGNHAQGVALAATRTGVDSKIVMPEDAPIAKVKATKNYGASVVLHGVDYSEAAERAHEIEREEDRTYLHAFDDPDVMAGQGTIGLEILEDCPEAETVVVPIGGGGLISGIATAIKEQRPDVRVIGVQAEGASSAASSLEKGELVTLDSVDTVADGIATRSIGEQTFPIIQERVDEVVTVSDAQIATALVQLLERSKTLVEGAGAVPLAAVLFEQFDYEDDEVIVPALCGGNIDMNMLSTVIVRGLVETGRYLKIRTVLEDRPGALEDLLDIFSAHRANIYGIQHDRTSRDISMSDTEVEIDLEMRGHDHVAEFLEDLRSEGYEVDVLV, from the coding sequence ATGCTCTCACTTGAGGCGATTCTCGAGGCACGTCCGCGGGTACGGGAGACGTCGCGGCACACGCCGTGTGAGTACTCGCACACGTTCTCCGCGATGACGGGCGCGGAGATCCACCTGAAACTCGAAAATCAGCAGCGAACGGGGGCGTTCAAGATTCGGGGGGCGACGAACCGAATCGCGACGCTGACAGAGGCCGAGAAAGACGCCGGCGTCGTCACCGCGAGTGCGGGCAATCACGCGCAGGGCGTCGCGCTCGCCGCGACGCGAACGGGCGTCGACTCGAAGATCGTCATGCCCGAAGACGCGCCCATCGCGAAGGTCAAGGCGACGAAAAACTACGGCGCGTCGGTCGTCCTCCACGGCGTCGACTACAGCGAGGCCGCCGAGCGCGCACACGAGATCGAACGCGAGGAGGACAGAACCTACCTCCACGCCTTCGACGACCCGGACGTGATGGCGGGCCAGGGAACGATCGGCCTCGAGATCCTCGAGGATTGCCCCGAGGCCGAGACCGTCGTCGTCCCGATCGGCGGCGGCGGACTGATCAGCGGGATCGCGACGGCGATCAAAGAACAGCGCCCGGACGTGCGCGTTATCGGCGTGCAGGCCGAGGGTGCCTCGAGCGCGGCCAGTTCGCTCGAGAAGGGGGAACTCGTCACGCTCGATTCGGTCGACACCGTCGCGGACGGCATCGCAACGCGCAGCATCGGCGAGCAGACGTTCCCGATCATTCAAGAGCGCGTCGACGAGGTCGTCACGGTCTCGGACGCCCAGATTGCTACAGCGCTGGTACAGCTGCTCGAGCGTTCGAAGACGCTCGTCGAAGGCGCGGGTGCGGTACCGCTCGCCGCCGTGCTCTTCGAACAGTTCGACTACGAGGACGACGAGGTCATCGTCCCCGCGCTCTGTGGGGGCAACATCGACATGAACATGCTCTCGACGGTCATCGTCCGCGGACTGGTCGAAACCGGCCGGTACCTCAAGATCCGAACAGTCCTCGAGGACCGACCCGGCGCGCTCGAGGACCTGCTCGACATCTTCTCGGCCCACCGCGCGAACATCTACGGCATCCAGCACGATCGGACCTCTCGCGACATCAGCATGAGCGACACCGAGGTCGAGATCGACCTCGAGATGCGCGGACACGACCACGTCGCGGAATTCCTCGAGGATCTGCGCTCGGAGGGGTACGAAGTCGACGTGCTGGTGTAG
- a CDS encoding gamma-glutamylcyclotransferase family protein: MFVFVYGTLTDATRVDAVLDETTRGSRPPEYADPEFVGDATLEGLHRADGAYPTLVPGGRVTGRVLSVDERDLEALDAYEGLTRGLYVRARLPRVEQRGSTATPPADDFDVTVSDEPGAVPAGEPTLESSVWTYVGDPDRLGVEPERESTPYWPGSGPFGERVRRRLERDRTVVLTDE, encoded by the coding sequence ATGTTCGTCTTCGTCTACGGAACGCTCACCGACGCGACTCGAGTCGATGCCGTGCTCGACGAGACGACCCGCGGGTCCAGACCGCCCGAGTACGCGGACCCCGAGTTCGTCGGCGACGCGACGCTCGAGGGGCTCCACCGCGCCGACGGCGCGTATCCGACGCTCGTTCCCGGCGGACGCGTTACCGGGCGAGTGCTCTCGGTCGACGAACGCGATCTCGAGGCGCTCGACGCCTACGAGGGACTCACACGAGGGCTGTACGTGCGAGCGAGGCTGCCGCGAGTCGAGCAGCGCGGTTCGACGGCGACGCCGCCTGCGGACGATTTCGACGTCACGGTGTCCGACGAGCCCGGTGCCGTTCCAGCAGGTGAGCCGACTCTCGAGTCGTCCGTGTGGACGTACGTCGGCGATCCGGATCGGCTCGGGGTCGAACCCGAGCGGGAATCGACGCCCTACTGGCCGGGCTCGGGGCCGTTCGGCGAACGGGTTCGTCGGCGTCTCGAGCGGGATCGAACCGTGGTACTGACCGACGAATGA